Proteins encoded by one window of Bos javanicus breed banteng chromosome 22, ARS-OSU_banteng_1.0, whole genome shotgun sequence:
- the ALS2CL gene encoding ALS2 C-terminal-like protein isoform X1: MGFSRPESGTLAMCSPEEAALLRLEEVFSATLARINSLVFQRLLEAGELRLSSEKGPEASDPWGRECLQLLQQLHSSSQQLWDVTEESLHSLRERLRRPEAVGLESLLLLQSADRVLQVHLEYIESYTCCVAVQAFQKAVKRRSEYWRGQRKALRQVLSGLSSEGSVGTALLQALRQPLAHHVQQYVLLLLSLGDTVGECHPTRKLVIHAASLFGDLQSFMRQELDQATATQALWPTLSSRLRDVLCTPARRLLQDSQDVPVTVTPLRAERVLLFDDALVLLQGHNIHTFDLKLVWVEPGQDRCTFHLLTPEEEFSFCSKDPQGLVVWQWKVTQAVCQALRGKKDFPVLGAGLEPSEPPTCRCGAYTFRAEGRFCQATYEGEWYWGRPHGKGTLKWPDGRNHVGDFCQGLEHGFGIRLVPQASEDKFDCYKCHWREGSMCGYGICEYSTSEVYKGYFQEGLRHGFGVLESAPQAPRPLRYTGHWERGQRSGYGVEEDSDRGERYIGMWQADQRHGPGVMVTQAGVCYQGTFQADKMVGPGILLSDDDSLYEGTFTRDLTLVGKGKVTFPNGFTLEGSFGSVSGRGLHTQGVLDTAALPPDPSSTCKRQLGQGVFPVESRWQGVYGAFRDFVRAGCPGDLREALLGFHVQSSRELRKSQEYLCCERTCPEDQAGRMEDLLEELLQHREPEALQQCLRKALSNSLHPLGKLLRTLMLTFQATYAGIGANKHLQGLAQEEVKQHAQELWAAYRGLLQVALQRKGQAPEEDEDAETRDLRVHSLVLPLVLPSFYSELFTLYLLLHEREDSLYSQGITHLSLFADTRLLEFLDVQKHLWPLKDLTLTTNQRYSLVRDKCFLSATECLQKMITTVDPREKLEVLERTYGEIEATVSRVLGREHKLPMDDLLPLLIYVVSRAQIQHLGAEIHLIRDMMDPLHTGGLYDFLLTALESCYEHIQKEDMRLHRLPSRWSSREPW, encoded by the exons atgggattttccag GCCTGAGTCTGGCACCCTGGCCATGTGCAGCCCAGAGGAGGCAGCCCTGCTGCGGCTGGAGGAGGTTTTCTCAGCCACCCTTGCCCGCATCAACAGCCTTGTCTTCCAGCGCCTTCTTGAGGCTGGTGAGTTGAGGCTCTCCAGTGAAAAAG GTCCAGAGGCCTCAGACCCCTGGGGCCGAGAGTGCCTGCAGCTCCTGCAGCAGCTGCACAGCAGCTCCCAGCAGCTGTGGGACGTGACAGAGGAAAGCCTGCACTCGCTTCGGGAGAGGCTGCGCCGCCCCGAAGCTGTCGGCCTggagtccctgctgctgctgcagagcGCAGACCGTGTCCTGCAGGTCCACCTGGA GTACATCGAGTCCTACACATGCTGCGTGGCAGTGCAAGCCTTTCAGAAGGCAGTGAAGAGGAGAAG TGAGTACTGGCGGGGCCAGCGGAAGGCGCTGCGGCAAGTCCTGTCTGGCCTGAGCTCCGAGGGCTCGGTGGGCACGGCCCTGCTCCAGGCCCTCCGCCAGCCACTCGCCCATCACGTGCAGCAGTATGTGCTCCTCCTGCTGAGCCTCGGGGACACCGTCGGGGAG TGTCACCCCACCCGGAAGCTGGTGATACACGCCGCCAGCCTCTTTGGGGACTTGCAGTCCTTCATGAGGCAGGAGCTGGACCAGGCCACGGCCACGCAGGCCCTCTGGCCCACTCTGAGTAGCCGGCTGAGG GATGTACTCTGCACCCCCGCTCGCCGACTCTTGCAAGACAGCCAGGACGTCCCTGTGACAGTCACCCCACTGCGGGCAGAGCGCGTGCTGCTCTTTGATGATGCCCTCGTCCTGCTGCAG GGCCACAACATCCACACCTTTGATCTGAAGCTGGTGTGGGTAGAACCTGGGCAGGACAG GTGCACGTTTCACCTCCTCACACCCGAGGAAGAGTTCTCCTTTTGTTCCAAGGACCCGCAGGGCCTG GTGGTCTGGCAATGGAAGGTTACCCAGGCTGTGTGCCAGGCCTTGCGTGGGAAGAAGGACTTCCCGGTGCTGGGAGCGGGCCTGGAGCCTTCTGAACCCCCCACCTGCCGCTGTGGAGCATACACCTTCCGTGCAGAGGGCCGCTTCTGCCAGGCCACCTACGAGGGCGAGTGGTACTGGGGCAGGCCCCATGGCAA GGGAACCCTGAAGTGGCCAGATGGGCGGAATCACGTGGGGGATTTCTGCCAGGGCCTGGAGCACGG CTTTGGCATCCGCCTGGTGCCCCAGGCCTCCGAGGATAAGTTTGACTGTTACAAGTGCCACTGGCGGGAAGGCAGCATGTGCGGCTATGGCATCTGTGA GTACAGCACCAGCGAGGTGTACAAGGGCTACTTCCAGGAGGGCCTGCGCCATGGATTCGGGGTCCTTGAGAGCGCCCCACAGGCCCCTCGGCCCCTGCGGTACACAGGCCACTGGGAGAGGGGCCAGCGGAGTGGCTACGGTGTCGAGGAGGACAGCGACAG gggtGAGCGCTATATTGGCATGTGGCAGGCTGACCAGCGCCATGGCCCAGGGGTCATGGTCACCCAGGCGGGTGTCTGCTACCAGGGCACCTTCCAGGCAGACAAGATGGTG GGCCCAGGGATCCTTCTCTCTGATGATGATTCCTTATACGAGGGCACTTTTACCAGGGACCTGACCCTCGTGGGGAAG GGCAAGGTCACCTTCCCCAATGGCTTCACCCTGGAGGGCTCTTTTGGCAGCGTGTCAGGGAGAGGACTGCATACCCAGGGTGTGCTGGACACAGCTGCCCTCCCTCCAGATCCAAGCAGTACCTGCAAGAG GCAGCTGGGTCAGGGCGTCTTCCCCGTGGAGAGCCGCTGGCAGGGTGTCTATGGTGCCTTCCGGGACTTTGTTCGTGCCGGCTGCCCTGGGGACCTGAGGGAGGCCCTGCTGGGCTTCCACGTGCAGAGCTCAAGGGAGCTGCGTAAGTCGCAGGAGTACCTGTGCTGTGAGAG GACCTGCCCCGAGGACCAGGCGGGCAGGATGGAGGACCTCCTGGAGGAGCTGCTGCAGCACCGGGAGCCTGAGGCCCTGCAGCAGTGCCTCAGGAAG GCTCTGAGCAACTCTCTGCATCCCCTGGGGAAGCTGCTCCGGACGCTGATGCTGACCTTCCAGGCCACATACGCAGGTATCGGGGCCAACAAGCACCTACAGGGGCTGGCGCAGGAGGAGGTGAAGCAGCACGCCCAGGAGCTCTGGGCTGCCTACAG GGGCCTGCTGCAGGTTGCCTTACAGCGCAAGGGCCAGGCCCCAGAGGAGGACGAAGATGCAGAGACAAG GGACCTGCGGGTGCACAGCTTGGTGCTCCCTCTCGTGCTGCCCAGCTTCTACTCGGAGCTCTTCACCCTCTACCTGCTGCTTCATGAGAGAGAGGACAGCCTCTACAGCCAGGGCATCACCCACCTGAGCCTCTTCGCTGACACCAGGCTGCTTGAGTTCCTGGACGTGCAGAA GCACTTGTGGCCCCTCAAGGACCTCACACTGACGACCAATCAG AGATACTCCCTGGTCAGAGACAAGTGCTTCCTGTCGGCCACGGAGTGCCTGCAGAAGATGAT CACCACGGTGGACCCCCGGGAGAAGCTGGAGGTGCTGGAGCGGACATACGGGGAAATCGAGGCCACCGTGTCGCGGGTGCTGGGCCGGGAGCACAAGCTGCCCATGGACGACCTGCTGCCGCTGCTCATCTACGTGGTGTCTCGTGCCCA AATCCAGCACCTGGGAGCCGAGATCCACCTGATCCGTGACATGATGGACCCTCTCCACACAGGAGGCCTGTATGACTTCCTGCTCACGGCCCTGGAG TCCTGCTACGAGCACATCCAGAAGGAGGACATGAGGCTACATCGCCTGCCCAGCCGCTGGAGCTCCAGGGAGCCATGGTAG
- the ALS2CL gene encoding ALS2 C-terminal-like protein isoform X5, which yields MGFSRPESGTLAMCSPEEAALLRLEEVFSATLARINSLVFQRLLEAGELRLSSEKGPEASDPWGRECLQLLQQLHSSSQQLWDVTEESLHSLRERLRRPEAVGLESLLLLQSADRVLQVHLEYIESYTCCVAVQAFQKAVKRRSEYWRGQRKALRQVLSGLSSEGSVGTALLQALRQPLAHHVQQYVLLLLSLGDTVGECHPTRKLVIHAASLFGDLQSFMRQELDQATATQALWPTLSSRLRDVLCTPARRLLQDSQDVPVTVTPLRAERVLLFDDALVLLQGHNIHTFDLKLVWVEPGQDRCTFHLLTPEEEFSFCSKDPQGLVVWQWKVTQAVCQALRGKKDFPVLGAGLEPSEPPTCRCGAYTFRAEGRFCQATYEGEWYWGRPHGKGTLKWPDGRNHVGDFCQGLEHGFGIRLVPQASEDKFDCYKCHWREGSMCGYGICEYSTSEVYKGYFQEGLRHGFGVLESAPQAPRPLRYTGHWERGQRSGYGVEEDSDRGERYIGMWQADQRHGPGVMVTQAGVCYQGTFQADKMVGPGILLSDDDSLYEGTFTRDLTLVGKGKVTFPNGFTLEGSFGSVSGRGLHTQGVLDTAALPPDPSSTCKRQLGQGVFPVESRWQGVYGAFRDFVRAGCPGDLREALLGFHVQSSRELRKSQEYLCCERTCPEDQAGRMEDLLEELLQHREPEALQQCLRKALSNSLHPLGKLLRTLMLTFQATYAGIGANKHLQGLAQEEVKQHAQELWAAYRGLLQVALQRKGQAPEEDEDAETRDLRVHSLVLPLVLPSFYSELFTLYLLLHEREDSLYSQGITHLSLFADTRLLEFLDVQNHQPRDLVVHSFPRVFLCRLSATSSMLASLLHWLYFP from the exons atgggattttccag GCCTGAGTCTGGCACCCTGGCCATGTGCAGCCCAGAGGAGGCAGCCCTGCTGCGGCTGGAGGAGGTTTTCTCAGCCACCCTTGCCCGCATCAACAGCCTTGTCTTCCAGCGCCTTCTTGAGGCTGGTGAGTTGAGGCTCTCCAGTGAAAAAG GTCCAGAGGCCTCAGACCCCTGGGGCCGAGAGTGCCTGCAGCTCCTGCAGCAGCTGCACAGCAGCTCCCAGCAGCTGTGGGACGTGACAGAGGAAAGCCTGCACTCGCTTCGGGAGAGGCTGCGCCGCCCCGAAGCTGTCGGCCTggagtccctgctgctgctgcagagcGCAGACCGTGTCCTGCAGGTCCACCTGGA GTACATCGAGTCCTACACATGCTGCGTGGCAGTGCAAGCCTTTCAGAAGGCAGTGAAGAGGAGAAG TGAGTACTGGCGGGGCCAGCGGAAGGCGCTGCGGCAAGTCCTGTCTGGCCTGAGCTCCGAGGGCTCGGTGGGCACGGCCCTGCTCCAGGCCCTCCGCCAGCCACTCGCCCATCACGTGCAGCAGTATGTGCTCCTCCTGCTGAGCCTCGGGGACACCGTCGGGGAG TGTCACCCCACCCGGAAGCTGGTGATACACGCCGCCAGCCTCTTTGGGGACTTGCAGTCCTTCATGAGGCAGGAGCTGGACCAGGCCACGGCCACGCAGGCCCTCTGGCCCACTCTGAGTAGCCGGCTGAGG GATGTACTCTGCACCCCCGCTCGCCGACTCTTGCAAGACAGCCAGGACGTCCCTGTGACAGTCACCCCACTGCGGGCAGAGCGCGTGCTGCTCTTTGATGATGCCCTCGTCCTGCTGCAG GGCCACAACATCCACACCTTTGATCTGAAGCTGGTGTGGGTAGAACCTGGGCAGGACAG GTGCACGTTTCACCTCCTCACACCCGAGGAAGAGTTCTCCTTTTGTTCCAAGGACCCGCAGGGCCTG GTGGTCTGGCAATGGAAGGTTACCCAGGCTGTGTGCCAGGCCTTGCGTGGGAAGAAGGACTTCCCGGTGCTGGGAGCGGGCCTGGAGCCTTCTGAACCCCCCACCTGCCGCTGTGGAGCATACACCTTCCGTGCAGAGGGCCGCTTCTGCCAGGCCACCTACGAGGGCGAGTGGTACTGGGGCAGGCCCCATGGCAA GGGAACCCTGAAGTGGCCAGATGGGCGGAATCACGTGGGGGATTTCTGCCAGGGCCTGGAGCACGG CTTTGGCATCCGCCTGGTGCCCCAGGCCTCCGAGGATAAGTTTGACTGTTACAAGTGCCACTGGCGGGAAGGCAGCATGTGCGGCTATGGCATCTGTGA GTACAGCACCAGCGAGGTGTACAAGGGCTACTTCCAGGAGGGCCTGCGCCATGGATTCGGGGTCCTTGAGAGCGCCCCACAGGCCCCTCGGCCCCTGCGGTACACAGGCCACTGGGAGAGGGGCCAGCGGAGTGGCTACGGTGTCGAGGAGGACAGCGACAG gggtGAGCGCTATATTGGCATGTGGCAGGCTGACCAGCGCCATGGCCCAGGGGTCATGGTCACCCAGGCGGGTGTCTGCTACCAGGGCACCTTCCAGGCAGACAAGATGGTG GGCCCAGGGATCCTTCTCTCTGATGATGATTCCTTATACGAGGGCACTTTTACCAGGGACCTGACCCTCGTGGGGAAG GGCAAGGTCACCTTCCCCAATGGCTTCACCCTGGAGGGCTCTTTTGGCAGCGTGTCAGGGAGAGGACTGCATACCCAGGGTGTGCTGGACACAGCTGCCCTCCCTCCAGATCCAAGCAGTACCTGCAAGAG GCAGCTGGGTCAGGGCGTCTTCCCCGTGGAGAGCCGCTGGCAGGGTGTCTATGGTGCCTTCCGGGACTTTGTTCGTGCCGGCTGCCCTGGGGACCTGAGGGAGGCCCTGCTGGGCTTCCACGTGCAGAGCTCAAGGGAGCTGCGTAAGTCGCAGGAGTACCTGTGCTGTGAGAG GACCTGCCCCGAGGACCAGGCGGGCAGGATGGAGGACCTCCTGGAGGAGCTGCTGCAGCACCGGGAGCCTGAGGCCCTGCAGCAGTGCCTCAGGAAG GCTCTGAGCAACTCTCTGCATCCCCTGGGGAAGCTGCTCCGGACGCTGATGCTGACCTTCCAGGCCACATACGCAGGTATCGGGGCCAACAAGCACCTACAGGGGCTGGCGCAGGAGGAGGTGAAGCAGCACGCCCAGGAGCTCTGGGCTGCCTACAG GGGCCTGCTGCAGGTTGCCTTACAGCGCAAGGGCCAGGCCCCAGAGGAGGACGAAGATGCAGAGACAAG GGACCTGCGGGTGCACAGCTTGGTGCTCCCTCTCGTGCTGCCCAGCTTCTACTCGGAGCTCTTCACCCTCTACCTGCTGCTTCATGAGAGAGAGGACAGCCTCTACAGCCAGGGCATCACCCACCTGAGCCTCTTCGCTGACACCAGGCTGCTTGAGTTCCTGGACGTGCAGAA TCATCAGCCCAGAGACCTGGTTGTCCACAGCTTCCCAAGGGTTTTCCTCTGCCGCCTCAGTGCCACCTCTTCCATGCTGGCCTCCCTGCTTCATTGGCTCTACTTCCCTTGA
- the ALS2CL gene encoding ALS2 C-terminal-like protein isoform X2: protein MGFSRPESGTLAMCSPEEAALLRLEEVFSATLARINSLVFQRLLEAGPEASDPWGRECLQLLQQLHSSSQQLWDVTEESLHSLRERLRRPEAVGLESLLLLQSADRVLQVHLEYIESYTCCVAVQAFQKAVKRRSEYWRGQRKALRQVLSGLSSEGSVGTALLQALRQPLAHHVQQYVLLLLSLGDTVGECHPTRKLVIHAASLFGDLQSFMRQELDQATATQALWPTLSSRLRDVLCTPARRLLQDSQDVPVTVTPLRAERVLLFDDALVLLQGHNIHTFDLKLVWVEPGQDRCTFHLLTPEEEFSFCSKDPQGLVVWQWKVTQAVCQALRGKKDFPVLGAGLEPSEPPTCRCGAYTFRAEGRFCQATYEGEWYWGRPHGKGTLKWPDGRNHVGDFCQGLEHGFGIRLVPQASEDKFDCYKCHWREGSMCGYGICEYSTSEVYKGYFQEGLRHGFGVLESAPQAPRPLRYTGHWERGQRSGYGVEEDSDRGERYIGMWQADQRHGPGVMVTQAGVCYQGTFQADKMVGPGILLSDDDSLYEGTFTRDLTLVGKGKVTFPNGFTLEGSFGSVSGRGLHTQGVLDTAALPPDPSSTCKRQLGQGVFPVESRWQGVYGAFRDFVRAGCPGDLREALLGFHVQSSRELRKSQEYLCCERTCPEDQAGRMEDLLEELLQHREPEALQQCLRKALSNSLHPLGKLLRTLMLTFQATYAGIGANKHLQGLAQEEVKQHAQELWAAYRGLLQVALQRKGQAPEEDEDAETRDLRVHSLVLPLVLPSFYSELFTLYLLLHEREDSLYSQGITHLSLFADTRLLEFLDVQKHLWPLKDLTLTTNQRYSLVRDKCFLSATECLQKMITTVDPREKLEVLERTYGEIEATVSRVLGREHKLPMDDLLPLLIYVVSRAQIQHLGAEIHLIRDMMDPLHTGGLYDFLLTALESCYEHIQKEDMRLHRLPSRWSSREPW from the exons atgggattttccag GCCTGAGTCTGGCACCCTGGCCATGTGCAGCCCAGAGGAGGCAGCCCTGCTGCGGCTGGAGGAGGTTTTCTCAGCCACCCTTGCCCGCATCAACAGCCTTGTCTTCCAGCGCCTTCTTGAGGCTG GTCCAGAGGCCTCAGACCCCTGGGGCCGAGAGTGCCTGCAGCTCCTGCAGCAGCTGCACAGCAGCTCCCAGCAGCTGTGGGACGTGACAGAGGAAAGCCTGCACTCGCTTCGGGAGAGGCTGCGCCGCCCCGAAGCTGTCGGCCTggagtccctgctgctgctgcagagcGCAGACCGTGTCCTGCAGGTCCACCTGGA GTACATCGAGTCCTACACATGCTGCGTGGCAGTGCAAGCCTTTCAGAAGGCAGTGAAGAGGAGAAG TGAGTACTGGCGGGGCCAGCGGAAGGCGCTGCGGCAAGTCCTGTCTGGCCTGAGCTCCGAGGGCTCGGTGGGCACGGCCCTGCTCCAGGCCCTCCGCCAGCCACTCGCCCATCACGTGCAGCAGTATGTGCTCCTCCTGCTGAGCCTCGGGGACACCGTCGGGGAG TGTCACCCCACCCGGAAGCTGGTGATACACGCCGCCAGCCTCTTTGGGGACTTGCAGTCCTTCATGAGGCAGGAGCTGGACCAGGCCACGGCCACGCAGGCCCTCTGGCCCACTCTGAGTAGCCGGCTGAGG GATGTACTCTGCACCCCCGCTCGCCGACTCTTGCAAGACAGCCAGGACGTCCCTGTGACAGTCACCCCACTGCGGGCAGAGCGCGTGCTGCTCTTTGATGATGCCCTCGTCCTGCTGCAG GGCCACAACATCCACACCTTTGATCTGAAGCTGGTGTGGGTAGAACCTGGGCAGGACAG GTGCACGTTTCACCTCCTCACACCCGAGGAAGAGTTCTCCTTTTGTTCCAAGGACCCGCAGGGCCTG GTGGTCTGGCAATGGAAGGTTACCCAGGCTGTGTGCCAGGCCTTGCGTGGGAAGAAGGACTTCCCGGTGCTGGGAGCGGGCCTGGAGCCTTCTGAACCCCCCACCTGCCGCTGTGGAGCATACACCTTCCGTGCAGAGGGCCGCTTCTGCCAGGCCACCTACGAGGGCGAGTGGTACTGGGGCAGGCCCCATGGCAA GGGAACCCTGAAGTGGCCAGATGGGCGGAATCACGTGGGGGATTTCTGCCAGGGCCTGGAGCACGG CTTTGGCATCCGCCTGGTGCCCCAGGCCTCCGAGGATAAGTTTGACTGTTACAAGTGCCACTGGCGGGAAGGCAGCATGTGCGGCTATGGCATCTGTGA GTACAGCACCAGCGAGGTGTACAAGGGCTACTTCCAGGAGGGCCTGCGCCATGGATTCGGGGTCCTTGAGAGCGCCCCACAGGCCCCTCGGCCCCTGCGGTACACAGGCCACTGGGAGAGGGGCCAGCGGAGTGGCTACGGTGTCGAGGAGGACAGCGACAG gggtGAGCGCTATATTGGCATGTGGCAGGCTGACCAGCGCCATGGCCCAGGGGTCATGGTCACCCAGGCGGGTGTCTGCTACCAGGGCACCTTCCAGGCAGACAAGATGGTG GGCCCAGGGATCCTTCTCTCTGATGATGATTCCTTATACGAGGGCACTTTTACCAGGGACCTGACCCTCGTGGGGAAG GGCAAGGTCACCTTCCCCAATGGCTTCACCCTGGAGGGCTCTTTTGGCAGCGTGTCAGGGAGAGGACTGCATACCCAGGGTGTGCTGGACACAGCTGCCCTCCCTCCAGATCCAAGCAGTACCTGCAAGAG GCAGCTGGGTCAGGGCGTCTTCCCCGTGGAGAGCCGCTGGCAGGGTGTCTATGGTGCCTTCCGGGACTTTGTTCGTGCCGGCTGCCCTGGGGACCTGAGGGAGGCCCTGCTGGGCTTCCACGTGCAGAGCTCAAGGGAGCTGCGTAAGTCGCAGGAGTACCTGTGCTGTGAGAG GACCTGCCCCGAGGACCAGGCGGGCAGGATGGAGGACCTCCTGGAGGAGCTGCTGCAGCACCGGGAGCCTGAGGCCCTGCAGCAGTGCCTCAGGAAG GCTCTGAGCAACTCTCTGCATCCCCTGGGGAAGCTGCTCCGGACGCTGATGCTGACCTTCCAGGCCACATACGCAGGTATCGGGGCCAACAAGCACCTACAGGGGCTGGCGCAGGAGGAGGTGAAGCAGCACGCCCAGGAGCTCTGGGCTGCCTACAG GGGCCTGCTGCAGGTTGCCTTACAGCGCAAGGGCCAGGCCCCAGAGGAGGACGAAGATGCAGAGACAAG GGACCTGCGGGTGCACAGCTTGGTGCTCCCTCTCGTGCTGCCCAGCTTCTACTCGGAGCTCTTCACCCTCTACCTGCTGCTTCATGAGAGAGAGGACAGCCTCTACAGCCAGGGCATCACCCACCTGAGCCTCTTCGCTGACACCAGGCTGCTTGAGTTCCTGGACGTGCAGAA GCACTTGTGGCCCCTCAAGGACCTCACACTGACGACCAATCAG AGATACTCCCTGGTCAGAGACAAGTGCTTCCTGTCGGCCACGGAGTGCCTGCAGAAGATGAT CACCACGGTGGACCCCCGGGAGAAGCTGGAGGTGCTGGAGCGGACATACGGGGAAATCGAGGCCACCGTGTCGCGGGTGCTGGGCCGGGAGCACAAGCTGCCCATGGACGACCTGCTGCCGCTGCTCATCTACGTGGTGTCTCGTGCCCA AATCCAGCACCTGGGAGCCGAGATCCACCTGATCCGTGACATGATGGACCCTCTCCACACAGGAGGCCTGTATGACTTCCTGCTCACGGCCCTGGAG TCCTGCTACGAGCACATCCAGAAGGAGGACATGAGGCTACATCGCCTGCCCAGCCGCTGGAGCTCCAGGGAGCCATGGTAG